A stretch of Desulfobacter hydrogenophilus DNA encodes these proteins:
- a CDS encoding AIPR family protein: MNINASIIDQRVTGIVEDHPEWLPEGSDINKKKSAAFVLLCISTCLEMPLEDAAELITEGGNDAGVDGLHVGEVEDGEFLVTIFQGKYKVKDLKGEANFPENGVQKAVDTVQVLFDPYRRVALNKKIAPKIEEIRSLIRDAYIPNVRVILCNNGAQWTEQTGNWINEAKKDYGDKVDFVHFNHDSIVNILQRSKKVDTTLTLNGQAIVEDMNYMRVLVGRVSVQEIHRLFNDHGDKLLERNIRRYLGLHTNRVNTAIHETLCDSQRSDKFYFYNNGITVVCEKFDYNAFQKSDYKVQLKNMQVINGGQTCKTIQETLNGDLPGIVGESAYVMVRIYQLAETHKDFVQDITYATNSQNPVDLRDLRSNDEIQKQLEIGIADLGYTYKRQCEEGGGGSSVITSSIVAESVLAIWRQRPHQAKFRRKEHFGKLYEDIFKDLNAAQALLAVLIFRAVENERKRPTSSTPPDFMPYASHYISMLIGRKLMADMGVSLIEVSHRNFQKIVQKFEHGQAEYHANAVNDVIDALKACYGEREISLQQLSATFRRGDLLETLGSHD, encoded by the coding sequence ATGAACATCAACGCCAGCATCATCGACCAGCGGGTCACCGGTATTGTCGAGGATCACCCAGAGTGGTTACCGGAAGGCTCTGATATTAACAAGAAGAAGTCAGCGGCATTTGTGCTGTTGTGCATCTCAACTTGCCTTGAGATGCCTCTTGAGGATGCTGCTGAATTGATTACCGAAGGCGGCAACGATGCGGGGGTTGATGGACTCCATGTTGGCGAGGTGGAGGATGGGGAGTTCCTGGTCACGATCTTCCAGGGCAAATACAAGGTAAAGGATCTGAAAGGTGAAGCAAATTTCCCAGAAAACGGTGTTCAGAAAGCTGTTGATACCGTACAAGTGCTTTTTGATCCCTACCGTAGGGTCGCGTTAAACAAAAAGATAGCACCAAAAATTGAGGAAATCCGTTCTCTTATTAGGGATGCCTACATTCCCAATGTACGTGTCATCTTATGCAACAATGGCGCACAATGGACGGAGCAGACTGGCAATTGGATAAATGAGGCGAAAAAAGATTACGGCGACAAGGTTGACTTCGTCCATTTCAATCACGACTCCATAGTCAACATCCTGCAAAGAAGCAAAAAGGTTGATACCACATTGACCTTGAATGGCCAGGCGATTGTCGAAGACATGAATTACATGCGCGTGTTGGTCGGACGTGTTTCAGTGCAAGAGATTCATAGACTGTTTAATGACCATGGAGACAAGCTTCTAGAAAGAAATATTCGCCGCTACCTCGGCCTCCACACGAATCGCGTTAACACAGCTATTCATGAAACGCTTTGTGATTCACAACGATCGGATAAATTTTACTTCTACAACAACGGTATAACAGTGGTCTGTGAAAAATTTGATTACAATGCCTTTCAAAAATCGGACTACAAAGTGCAGCTCAAAAATATGCAGGTCATTAATGGCGGTCAAACATGCAAAACGATTCAGGAAACCTTGAATGGTGATCTACCCGGCATAGTGGGCGAATCAGCCTATGTCATGGTTCGCATTTATCAACTCGCCGAGACACATAAGGATTTTGTACAAGACATCACTTATGCGACCAATAGCCAGAATCCTGTCGATTTGCGAGATCTTCGTTCAAATGACGAGATTCAAAAACAACTTGAAATCGGTATTGCTGATCTTGGCTATACATACAAACGTCAGTGTGAAGAGGGAGGTGGCGGCTCAAGTGTCATAACCAGTTCCATTGTTGCGGAATCGGTTCTGGCAATCTGGAGGCAACGGCCACATCAGGCAAAATTTCGGCGTAAAGAACACTTTGGAAAACTCTATGAAGATATCTTCAAGGATTTGAATGCGGCTCAAGCGCTGCTGGCCGTTCTGATTTTTCGGGCAGTGGAAAATGAAAGGAAACGCCCAACTTCTTCGACACCACCAGATTTCATGCCTTATGCATCGCATTACATTTCGATGTTGATTGGCAGAAAACTTATGGCTGACATGGGGGTCTCCCTGATAGAGGTTTCGCATCGCAACTTTCAGAAAATAGTTCAAAAATTCGAACATGGCCAAGCGGAATATCATGCAAACGCCGTGAACGATGTGATAGATGCTCTGAAAGCCTGTTACGGAGAGAGAGAAATATCTCTCCAACAACTTTCAGCGACCTTCAGGCGTGGAGATCTTCTTGAAACACTTGGATCACATGACTAA
- a CDS encoding bifunctional metallophosphatase/5'-nucleotidase codes for MAPKRRKIKTRIVVRFFLLLAGAVVLSALGCRSFPSETKLKILHLNDVHSFLAPQTAELTFEGQSTICEVGGMARVAGLVDALAVKPAQTLLLHAGDAVQGTLYFTLFDGRADAGVMNVMPFDAMALGNHEFDNRDSWLAGFIRSLKVPVVSANIRVDPGHVLEHLFAPYVVKKIDGRPVGIIGMTISEVTRRSSRPGPGVLFGDEVRYVQAAVDELSAKGIGRIILLSHYGYENILSLAGQVSDVDVIVDGHSHTLLGDLAPYGLACDSPYPVISENKEGDPVCIVQAWSHGRVLGELDVRFKGDRLAAWSGRSHLVLGDQFWREGATGERQRVTGAEREKILDRISRDDSLDIAPENAAVAGVLDQFSRQVAEKGETIIGTARQDLAHVRVPGQVHGTKPMPLGSRLVPLVAQAFYEQVPHADMCIQNAGGVRTGIQKGAIRYSTVYGMLPFSNTLFEIEMPGHRIRQVLEQALEYVLKNDAKGAFPYAYGLRYDIDARKPFGSRFSGLEVRERVSGRYVPLEDERSYVVVANDFIASGKDGYKGFGAASQVPGKTVNTYLDYARAFITHVQAMDLSGKGLAELPSRDHCIKSFIPPDKPGPSALIMSAI; via the coding sequence ATGGCCCCAAAAAGAAGAAAAATAAAAACACGTATTGTGGTCCGATTTTTTTTGCTGCTGGCCGGAGCCGTGGTGCTCAGCGCTCTGGGCTGCAGGTCTTTTCCTTCCGAAACAAAGCTCAAAATTCTGCATCTTAATGATGTGCATTCCTTTCTGGCTCCCCAGACCGCAGAACTGACTTTCGAGGGGCAGTCCACCATCTGTGAGGTCGGCGGTATGGCCAGAGTTGCCGGGCTTGTGGATGCGCTGGCGGTCAAACCCGCGCAGACGCTGCTGCTGCATGCCGGAGATGCGGTTCAGGGAACCTTGTACTTTACCCTGTTTGATGGCCGGGCAGATGCCGGGGTGATGAATGTCATGCCCTTTGATGCCATGGCTTTGGGCAACCATGAATTTGACAACCGGGATTCGTGGCTGGCCGGTTTTATCCGGTCTTTGAAGGTGCCGGTGGTCAGTGCCAATATCCGGGTGGACCCCGGGCATGTGCTGGAACACCTGTTTGCCCCTTATGTGGTGAAAAAAATTGACGGCCGGCCGGTTGGAATCATTGGCATGACCATTTCAGAGGTGACTCGCCGCTCCTCTCGGCCCGGTCCCGGGGTGCTGTTCGGCGATGAGGTGCGATACGTTCAGGCAGCGGTGGATGAGCTTTCGGCCAAGGGGATTGGCCGGATTATCCTGCTGAGTCATTACGGATATGAAAATATCTTGTCCCTGGCCGGGCAGGTCAGCGATGTGGATGTGATCGTGGACGGACACAGCCATACGCTTCTGGGTGATCTGGCGCCTTACGGGCTGGCCTGTGACAGCCCCTATCCGGTAATTTCCGAAAACAAAGAAGGTGATCCGGTATGCATCGTTCAGGCATGGTCCCACGGCCGGGTGCTGGGGGAGCTTGATGTGAGATTCAAGGGAGACCGGCTGGCCGCCTGGTCCGGACGGTCCCACCTGGTGCTGGGGGATCAATTCTGGCGGGAAGGTGCTACAGGAGAGCGGCAGCGGGTTACCGGTGCTGAGCGAGAAAAAATTCTGGACCGCATCAGCCGGGACGATAGTCTGGATATTGCCCCTGAAAATGCCGCAGTTGCCGGTGTTCTGGATCAGTTTTCCCGGCAGGTGGCCGAAAAAGGCGAGACCATTATCGGAACCGCCCGTCAGGACCTGGCGCATGTGCGGGTGCCGGGCCAGGTTCATGGCACCAAACCAATGCCTTTGGGAAGCCGTCTGGTTCCGCTGGTGGCACAGGCATTTTATGAGCAGGTTCCCCATGCTGACATGTGCATACAGAATGCCGGCGGGGTCCGTACCGGTATTCAAAAGGGGGCGATCCGTTATAGCACGGTCTACGGGATGCTGCCGTTTTCAAATACCCTGTTTGAAATCGAAATGCCCGGCCACAGGATCCGGCAAGTCCTTGAACAAGCCCTGGAATATGTGCTGAAAAACGATGCAAAAGGTGCGTTTCCCTATGCCTACGGCCTGCGGTACGATATTGATGCGCGCAAGCCCTTTGGCAGCCGGTTTTCCGGGCTGGAAGTCCGGGAGCGCGTGTCCGGCCGATATGTTCCGCTTGAGGACGAGCGCAGTTATGTGGTGGTGGCCAATGATTTTATTGCCTCGGGCAAGGACGGGTATAAAGGGTTTGGTGCGGCGTCACAAGTGCCCGGAAAAACGGTCAACACGTATCTGGATTATGCCCGGGCATTTATCACCCATGTTCAGGCCATGGACCTTTCAGGTAAAGGCCTTGCAGAACTGCCGAGCCGAGATCACTGCATCAAAAGCTTTATTCCGCCGGATAAACCTGGCCCTAGTGCCCTGATCATGTCGGCAATCTGA
- a CDS encoding transposase translates to MLNSFHGTNGKAVAPDFPHHITQRGNRRQQTFFRDQDFKAYLALMAEWCLRYKVEIWAYCLMPNHIHLIAVPETKDGLNLAIGEAHRGYTRMINFREGWRGHLWQGRFASFIMEEKYLLACTRYIEYNPVRAGLAKRPEDWKWSSAGAHMDEKDDILVKTRPLLEIVNTPWGDFLSSDIKESEIELFRKHERTGRPLGKKTFVKHLEAILDRRLRAMKPGRKKIDKVSLD, encoded by the coding sequence ATGCTTAACTCTTTTCATGGCACGAATGGCAAGGCAGTGGCACCAGATTTTCCCCATCACATTACACAAAGGGGGAACAGACGGCAGCAGACATTTTTCAGAGATCAGGACTTTAAAGCCTATCTCGCTTTGATGGCGGAATGGTGTTTGAGGTATAAGGTCGAAATATGGGCCTATTGTTTGATGCCCAATCACATTCACCTTATTGCAGTTCCTGAAACCAAGGATGGATTAAATCTGGCCATCGGGGAAGCACACCGGGGATATACGAGAATGATCAATTTCAGGGAAGGTTGGCGCGGTCATTTATGGCAGGGGCGGTTCGCATCATTTATCATGGAAGAAAAATACCTGCTGGCGTGCACGCGGTATATCGAGTATAATCCGGTCCGTGCCGGTCTTGCAAAACGTCCTGAGGATTGGAAATGGAGCAGCGCCGGGGCACATATGGATGAAAAGGATGACATTCTTGTCAAAACAAGACCATTGCTTGAGATTGTCAATACACCCTGGGGTGATTTTTTATCTTCTGATATTAAGGAATCTGAAATCGAATTGTTCAGAAAGCATGAACGAACCGGCCGACCGTTGGGAAAAAAGACTTTTGTGAAGCACTTGGAGGCTATCTTAGACAGACGGCTCAGGGCAATGAAGCCAGGTCGAAAGAAAATAGATAAGGTGTCCCTGGATTAG
- a CDS encoding TetR/AcrR family transcriptional regulator, with amino-acid sequence MAEAGIRAHKKDQSVRKILNAALLVFSTQGYNGARVDAIARKAGVNKAMIYYRIGNKLALYQTVIHDIYQDRAAQLRREIQSSTTPEEKLKAYIASVAAIMDAHPHFTRIMIREMVSGWANFGPAIFEEVSVTVKIVQAILDEGVEKGVFVKTDPPAVHTMVIGSLILNHLTQPVKNQIMAALGTSETPPDISGFNQLVPQVQRLVIAALRPEADS; translated from the coding sequence ATGGCGGAGGCCGGCATTAGAGCGCATAAAAAAGACCAGTCTGTGCGCAAAATTTTAAATGCGGCCTTACTGGTTTTCAGCACCCAGGGATATAACGGAGCCCGGGTTGATGCCATTGCACGCAAAGCCGGGGTAAACAAAGCCATGATATATTACCGGATCGGAAATAAACTGGCCCTGTACCAAACGGTTATTCATGACATCTACCAGGACCGGGCAGCGCAGCTTCGCCGGGAAATCCAGTCCAGCACCACGCCCGAAGAAAAATTAAAAGCTTACATCGCCAGCGTTGCCGCCATCATGGATGCCCATCCCCATTTCACCCGGATCATGATACGGGAGATGGTTTCCGGGTGGGCCAATTTCGGCCCGGCCATCTTTGAAGAGGTGAGTGTGACCGTTAAGATAGTTCAGGCAATACTTGACGAAGGCGTGGAAAAAGGGGTTTTTGTGAAAACAGATCCCCCGGCAGTTCATACCATGGTAATTGGGTCGCTTATCCTGAATCATCTTACCCAACCGGTAAAAAACCAAATTATGGCGGCCCTGGGCACATCAGAAACCCCACCTGATATCAGTGGTTTTAACCAGCTTGTACCCCAGGTACAGCGCCTGGTGATTGCCGCGTTGCGTCCCGAAGCTGATAGCTGA
- a CDS encoding TolC family protein → MNKAIQANRSFLLLISAVLILVSPSGTCRAQDRLTVDRAVQIALENSLQRRMAAKDVEIADEGLSRARAEFGPTVTLQGGLYRYDDQPSLVQINQGLAELNNALSAMTYGQVPEVSLPSDSRTYYGGQIKVTQPLYTGNKLTATRRLAQANLENARKNLDASDNDLALSAQKAFYTVMLSRQMAEAMDEAVESMTGHVQEATAYHDQKIVPKLDLLRAQEKLADLRQQQLYAHNNVNLAQTSLNYVLGVDMDTRYTYDDAPQPLPLPLDLKTCIKTGMENRPEIGAVDAQIQMAKEQIAIAQSDHLPTLALVGEAHRYEPENEEPSAQIGIVASIDLFDSGRTSHKKAQAARGLEKARIVKKQLFRGIRLAVEKAYHDAQAALKSIDVAQKSLDTAQEALNAARTRYRVGLSTSLERLDAEVSLTRAKTNHIHALSMYNIAVCELERAMGKE, encoded by the coding sequence ATGAATAAGGCAATACAAGCAAACCGGTCATTTCTTTTATTGATATCCGCTGTGCTGATTTTAGTATCCCCGTCAGGCACATGCCGGGCCCAGGACCGGCTGACCGTGGACCGGGCCGTACAAATTGCCCTTGAAAACAGCCTGCAGCGGCGAATGGCTGCAAAGGATGTGGAAATTGCCGATGAGGGTCTTTCCCGGGCCCGGGCCGAATTCGGACCGACCGTGACACTTCAGGGGGGGCTTTACCGGTATGACGACCAGCCCAGTCTGGTGCAGATAAACCAAGGCCTGGCGGAGCTTAATAATGCCCTGTCTGCCATGACCTACGGCCAGGTGCCGGAAGTAAGTCTGCCCAGTGACAGCCGCACCTATTACGGCGGACAGATCAAGGTAACCCAACCTTTATATACGGGGAATAAACTGACCGCCACCCGCCGCCTGGCCCAAGCCAACCTGGAAAATGCCCGGAAAAACCTGGATGCCTCGGACAATGATCTGGCGTTATCTGCCCAAAAAGCCTTTTATACTGTGATGCTGAGCCGGCAGATGGCCGAAGCCATGGACGAGGCGGTGGAGAGCATGACCGGGCATGTCCAAGAAGCAACCGCCTACCATGATCAGAAAATTGTTCCCAAGCTGGATCTTTTGCGGGCCCAAGAAAAACTTGCGGATTTAAGACAACAGCAGTTGTATGCCCATAATAATGTGAATCTTGCCCAGACCTCTTTGAACTATGTGCTCGGCGTGGACATGGACACCCGCTACACCTATGATGATGCGCCACAGCCCCTGCCCCTGCCCCTGGATCTTAAGACCTGTATTAAAACCGGTATGGAGAACCGGCCGGAAATCGGTGCGGTGGACGCACAGATCCAAATGGCAAAAGAACAGATCGCTATTGCCCAAAGTGACCATCTGCCCACCCTGGCCCTGGTGGGGGAAGCCCACCGCTATGAACCTGAAAATGAGGAACCTTCGGCCCAGATCGGCATTGTGGCCAGCATTGATCTGTTTGACAGCGGCCGAACCAGCCATAAAAAGGCCCAGGCCGCCCGGGGGCTTGAAAAGGCCCGGATCGTAAAAAAACAATTATTCAGGGGAATTCGCCTGGCGGTGGAAAAAGCATACCACGATGCCCAGGCCGCCCTTAAATCCATTGATGTGGCCCAAAAATCCCTGGATACGGCCCAGGAGGCCCTGAATGCCGCCCGTACCCGGTACCGGGTGGGGTTAAGCACCTCTCTGGAACGTCTGGATGCCGAAGTGTCCCTGACCCGGGCCAAAACCAATCATATTCACGCCTTAAGTATGTATAACATTGCGGTCTGCGAGCTGGAACGCGCCATGGGAAAGGAGTAA
- a CDS encoding efflux RND transporter periplasmic adaptor subunit yields the protein MKQCKKKYFITVPALFALSMLITAGCNNPSEQEGKALLEPAPLVTSITISAQDTQPTHRFPGEVRGRYETALGFRVPGKVIARHVETGTRVKAGDLLMQVDPKDIKEAMTAAKAQVDAAESQYKLTADLLKRFNALYEQDYMSKAEIDRYQNNADSARAVLKQARAQLTQAGNQLDYCNLNADDNGVVLDVRAETGQVVAAGMPVVIMVKGDQREVEIFVPENQVATFSPGAYFHVNFWALPNLAVQGQVRYVSPVADPITRTYKTRITLIDPPDSVRLGMTASAVSAEHEAGSSRIFIPMSAVYQTGDAPMVWVIKDHRVGQQKIRVEKAGQGEEIQVIEGLSPGDEIVTTGVHKLSEGQLVRTQP from the coding sequence ATGAAGCAATGCAAAAAAAAATATTTTATAACGGTGCCCGCGCTCTTTGCTCTATCCATGCTAATCACGGCCGGGTGCAACAACCCGTCGGAACAAGAGGGCAAGGCCTTGTTGGAACCTGCCCCCCTTGTCACCAGCATAACCATTTCCGCCCAGGATACCCAGCCGACGCACCGCTTTCCAGGCGAGGTCCGGGGACGGTACGAGACCGCCCTGGGATTCCGGGTCCCGGGCAAGGTGATTGCCCGCCATGTGGAGACCGGTACCCGGGTCAAGGCAGGAGATCTGCTCATGCAGGTGGACCCCAAAGATATCAAAGAGGCGATGACGGCGGCCAAAGCCCAGGTGGATGCGGCCGAAAGCCAATATAAGCTGACCGCAGACCTGCTCAAGCGCTTTAACGCCCTTTATGAACAAGACTACATGAGCAAAGCCGAAATTGACCGTTACCAAAACAACGCGGACTCAGCCAGAGCGGTATTAAAGCAGGCCCGGGCCCAGCTTACCCAGGCGGGCAATCAACTGGACTATTGTAATCTCAACGCCGACGATAACGGTGTGGTGCTTGATGTTCGGGCAGAAACCGGTCAGGTGGTGGCGGCAGGCATGCCCGTGGTCATCATGGTCAAGGGAGACCAACGGGAGGTTGAAATTTTCGTGCCCGAGAACCAGGTAGCAACATTTAGCCCCGGCGCTTATTTTCACGTCAATTTCTGGGCACTTCCCAACCTGGCGGTGCAGGGACAGGTCCGGTATGTATCCCCTGTGGCAGATCCCATTACCCGGACCTACAAAACCCGCATTACGCTTATCGATCCCCCGGACAGTGTTCGGCTGGGCATGACGGCGTCTGCGGTCAGTGCCGAACATGAAGCCGGCAGCAGCCGGATATTTATCCCGATGTCCGCCGTTTATCAGACCGGTGATGCGCCCATGGTATGGGTGATTAAAGATCACAGGGTCGGGCAGCAGAAAATCAGAGTAGAAAAGGCCGGGCAAGGAGAAGAGATCCAGGTCATTGAAGGTCTGTCCCCGGGCGATGAGATTGTCACCACCGGTGTACACAAGCTTTCGGAAGGACAGCTGGTTCGGACCCAACCTTAG
- a CDS encoding transporter substrate-binding domain-containing protein → MRITNTIVGARSKYKKQIKPVFFVLLLFHMFFCPGGLFAQNADNKVAERLKLTPEEGNYLQGKKVLQMPTHDNWKPFNFIENSIPQGYLIDLAKMLADKIGVKIEFIQGYAWAEHMQMLKDGNVDIVGNMVQTEERQKSYLFSHQKTLNLLTGLASFKQYTRINEIGNGTLGVQKGSVFDSFFKKHYPDQNVTYYLNLQELFKALVNREIDAFIENYSVINYLINTSLLFEKDLGVYLLEDEHRLDLPMHFAVSKNEPILFSVINKAYDAIAQKDLDNLKSKWEMSPKKKKSPDFTVDEKAWIQQHPQLKVGLYHAPPYSYTEFGEPKGYLVDIVRQVFERANLTPEFTRTLPLKTKLKMLRANELDVGIGLIKTEAREKFLDYTKTQKDLQVGIFARNDGPQYLNEKSLNGLTIASYHSYALAEKYIRKYQDIKIVNADDADGMMKLVSQGEAELHSKRWQVPIL, encoded by the coding sequence ATGAGAATAACAAATACAATTGTTGGCGCAAGGAGCAAATATAAGAAGCAAATCAAACCGGTGTTTTTTGTTCTTCTTTTGTTTCACATGTTTTTCTGCCCTGGGGGCCTGTTTGCACAAAATGCAGACAATAAGGTTGCAGAAAGACTGAAGCTGACCCCTGAGGAGGGAAACTATCTTCAGGGAAAAAAAGTGCTGCAAATGCCGACCCATGACAACTGGAAGCCCTTTAATTTTATAGAAAATTCAATACCACAAGGGTACCTGATAGATCTTGCAAAAATGCTTGCTGACAAGATAGGTGTAAAAATTGAGTTTATTCAGGGGTATGCCTGGGCTGAGCATATGCAAATGTTAAAAGACGGGAACGTTGACATCGTCGGCAACATGGTGCAGACCGAGGAGCGGCAAAAAAGTTATCTCTTCAGCCACCAAAAAACCCTGAACCTGTTGACGGGACTGGCCAGCTTTAAACAGTATACCCGTATTAATGAAATCGGAAACGGCACTCTTGGCGTGCAAAAGGGTTCTGTCTTCGACAGCTTTTTTAAAAAGCATTATCCGGATCAGAATGTAACGTACTATTTAAATCTTCAAGAACTTTTCAAAGCGCTGGTAAATCGCGAAATTGATGCCTTTATCGAAAATTATTCCGTTATAAATTACCTTATCAATACGTCTCTTCTTTTTGAAAAAGATCTTGGCGTCTATCTGCTTGAAGACGAGCACAGGCTCGATCTTCCTATGCATTTTGCCGTCAGTAAAAATGAGCCAATACTTTTTTCTGTTATTAACAAAGCATACGACGCCATTGCCCAGAAAGATTTGGATAATCTGAAATCAAAATGGGAAATGAGCCCAAAAAAGAAAAAATCTCCCGACTTTACCGTTGATGAGAAAGCATGGATTCAGCAGCATCCGCAACTCAAAGTGGGCCTTTACCATGCACCGCCCTATAGCTATACGGAGTTTGGAGAACCGAAAGGCTACTTGGTCGATATTGTCAGACAAGTATTTGAACGTGCAAACTTAACCCCTGAATTTACCAGAACACTGCCGCTGAAAACCAAACTTAAGATGTTGCGGGCAAACGAGCTTGATGTCGGCATTGGTCTTATCAAAACAGAAGCAAGGGAAAAGTTTTTAGATTACACCAAAACACAGAAGGATCTTCAAGTTGGTATCTTTGCCCGGAATGACGGGCCGCAATATCTTAATGAAAAGAGCCTTAATGGTCTTACCATCGCTTCATATCACAGCTATGCTCTTGCTGAAAAATATATAAGAAAATATCAGGATATAAAAATTGTCAACGCAGACGATGCAGACGGCATGATGAAACTGGTTTCCCAGGGGGAGGCTGAGTTGCACTCCAAGAGGTGGCAGGTGCCAATTTTATGA